In Juglans microcarpa x Juglans regia isolate MS1-56 chromosome 4S, Jm3101_v1.0, whole genome shotgun sequence, a single window of DNA contains:
- the LOC121263284 gene encoding nucleotide-sugar uncharacterized transporter 1-like isoform X2 produces MPAKKEKCSKSCELLFLTNLAHLKELGVNHNVDAAPLLLSPSILWLLLVLNEVKFKFPIFLTFIHYVISWLLMAVLNSFSILPASPSSKLTPSSTLIALGTVMSLSTGLANVSLKYNSVGFYQMSKIAVTPSIVLAEFILYKKKVSFSKVLALTVVSIGVAVGTVTDLQFDLFGACVALAWIIPSAVNKILWSSLQQQENWTALALMWKTTPITLLFLVALIPVLDPHGVLSFDWNFNSTLAILTSAVLGFLLQWSGALALGATSAITHVVLGQFKTCVLLLGNYSLFGSNQGKTSICGAFTAIAGMSIYTYLNMKQKSDKTPPRQASSLPISRLSKENGNT; encoded by the exons ATGCCGGCCAAAAAG GAAAAGTGCTCGAAGAGTTGCGAGCTTTTGTTTTTAACGAATTTGGCTCATCTGAAGGAGCTAGGCGTCAACCACAATGTAGATGCGGCCCCATTACTGCTCTCACCTTCAATTTTGTGGTTGCTGTTG gTGCTCAATGAAGTTAAATTCAAGTTCCCCATATTTCTTACTTTTATTCACTATGTTATAAGCTGGTTATTGATGGCTGTGCTAAATTCATTTTCTATTCTCCCTGCATCACCTTCCTCAAAATTGACACCTTCATCTACTTTAATTGCTCTGGGCACTGTCATGTCTCTATCTACAGGGCTTGCTAATGTCAGCTTAAAATACAATAG TGTGGGATTCTATCAGATGTCTAAGATTGCTGTAACACCATCAATTGTTCTGGCtgagtttatattatataagaagAAGGTTTCTTTCTCCAAG GTGCTTGCACTTACAGTAGTATCTATTGGTGTTGCTGTGGGTACGGTCACTGATCTCCAATTCGACCTCTTTGGTGCTTGTGTAGCATTGGCATGGATAATACCTAGTGCAGTTAACAAGATACTCTGGTCCAGTTTGCAGCAGCAGGAGAATTGGACTGCCTTGGC CTTGATGTGGAAGACAACGCCGATCACTTTGTTATTTCTGGTTGCCTTGATACCTGTATTAGATCCCCATGGTGTCCTCTCATTTGATTGGAATTTTAATAGCACATTGGCTATTCTTACATCAGCTGTTCTTGGCTTCTTGCTTCAATGGTCAGGTGCTTTAGCACTTGG gGCTACATCTGCCATAACCCATGTTGTTCTTGGGCAATTCAAAACATGCGTTCTTCTTCTAGGAAACTACTCTCTGTTTGGATCAAATCAAGGAAAAACTAGTATCTGTGGAGCATTCACGGCAATTGCTGGTATGTCTATTTACACCTACCTTAACATGAAGCAGAAATCAGACAAAACACCTCCTCGACAAGCCTCCTCTTTGCCTATATCCAGGCTGAGCAAAGAAAATGGCAACACATGA
- the LOC121263284 gene encoding nucleotide-sugar uncharacterized transporter 1-like isoform X1, with product MLCSGKMFDFLGRKDIRKILKRKDSDAGQKGKVLEELRAFVFNEFGSSEGARRQPQCRCGPITALTFNFVVAVGIIFMNKLVLNEVKFKFPIFLTFIHYVISWLLMAVLNSFSILPASPSSKLTPSSTLIALGTVMSLSTGLANVSLKYNSVGFYQMSKIAVTPSIVLAEFILYKKKVSFSKVLALTVVSIGVAVGTVTDLQFDLFGACVALAWIIPSAVNKILWSSLQQQENWTALALMWKTTPITLLFLVALIPVLDPHGVLSFDWNFNSTLAILTSAVLGFLLQWSGALALGATSAITHVVLGQFKTCVLLLGNYSLFGSNQGKTSICGAFTAIAGMSIYTYLNMKQKSDKTPPRQASSLPISRLSKENGNT from the exons ATGCTGTGTAGCGGTAAAATGTTCGATTTCTTAGGAAGGAAAGATATCAGGAAAATTCTTAAGCGCAAAGATAGTGATGCCGGCCAAAAAG GAAAAGTGCTCGAAGAGTTGCGAGCTTTTGTTTTTAACGAATTTGGCTCATCTGAAGGAGCTAGGCGTCAACCACAATGTAGATGCGGCCCCATTACTGCTCTCACCTTCAATTTTGTGGTTGCTGTTGGtattattttcatgaataaaTTG gTGCTCAATGAAGTTAAATTCAAGTTCCCCATATTTCTTACTTTTATTCACTATGTTATAAGCTGGTTATTGATGGCTGTGCTAAATTCATTTTCTATTCTCCCTGCATCACCTTCCTCAAAATTGACACCTTCATCTACTTTAATTGCTCTGGGCACTGTCATGTCTCTATCTACAGGGCTTGCTAATGTCAGCTTAAAATACAATAG TGTGGGATTCTATCAGATGTCTAAGATTGCTGTAACACCATCAATTGTTCTGGCtgagtttatattatataagaagAAGGTTTCTTTCTCCAAG GTGCTTGCACTTACAGTAGTATCTATTGGTGTTGCTGTGGGTACGGTCACTGATCTCCAATTCGACCTCTTTGGTGCTTGTGTAGCATTGGCATGGATAATACCTAGTGCAGTTAACAAGATACTCTGGTCCAGTTTGCAGCAGCAGGAGAATTGGACTGCCTTGGC CTTGATGTGGAAGACAACGCCGATCACTTTGTTATTTCTGGTTGCCTTGATACCTGTATTAGATCCCCATGGTGTCCTCTCATTTGATTGGAATTTTAATAGCACATTGGCTATTCTTACATCAGCTGTTCTTGGCTTCTTGCTTCAATGGTCAGGTGCTTTAGCACTTGG gGCTACATCTGCCATAACCCATGTTGTTCTTGGGCAATTCAAAACATGCGTTCTTCTTCTAGGAAACTACTCTCTGTTTGGATCAAATCAAGGAAAAACTAGTATCTGTGGAGCATTCACGGCAATTGCTGGTATGTCTATTTACACCTACCTTAACATGAAGCAGAAATCAGACAAAACACCTCCTCGACAAGCCTCCTCTTTGCCTATATCCAGGCTGAGCAAAGAAAATGGCAACACATGA
- the LOC121263284 gene encoding nucleotide-sugar uncharacterized transporter 1-like isoform X3, with the protein MLCSGKMFDFLGRKDIRKILKRKDSDAGQKGKVLEELRAFVFNEFGSSEGARRQPQCRCGPITALTFNFVVAVGIIFMNKLVLNEVKFKFPIFLTFIHYVISWLLMAVLNSFSILPASPSSKLTPSSTLIALGTVMSLSTGLANVSLKYNSVGFYQMSKIAVTPSIVLAEFILYKKKVSFSKVLALTVVSIGVAVGTVTDLQFDLFGACVALAWIIPSAVNKILWSSLQQQENWTALALMWKTTPITLLFLVALIPVLDPHGVLSFDWNFNSTLAILTSAVLGFLLQWSGALALGATSAITHVVLGQFKTCVLLLGNYSLFGSNQGKTSICGAFTAIAG; encoded by the exons ATGCTGTGTAGCGGTAAAATGTTCGATTTCTTAGGAAGGAAAGATATCAGGAAAATTCTTAAGCGCAAAGATAGTGATGCCGGCCAAAAAG GAAAAGTGCTCGAAGAGTTGCGAGCTTTTGTTTTTAACGAATTTGGCTCATCTGAAGGAGCTAGGCGTCAACCACAATGTAGATGCGGCCCCATTACTGCTCTCACCTTCAATTTTGTGGTTGCTGTTGGtattattttcatgaataaaTTG gTGCTCAATGAAGTTAAATTCAAGTTCCCCATATTTCTTACTTTTATTCACTATGTTATAAGCTGGTTATTGATGGCTGTGCTAAATTCATTTTCTATTCTCCCTGCATCACCTTCCTCAAAATTGACACCTTCATCTACTTTAATTGCTCTGGGCACTGTCATGTCTCTATCTACAGGGCTTGCTAATGTCAGCTTAAAATACAATAG TGTGGGATTCTATCAGATGTCTAAGATTGCTGTAACACCATCAATTGTTCTGGCtgagtttatattatataagaagAAGGTTTCTTTCTCCAAG GTGCTTGCACTTACAGTAGTATCTATTGGTGTTGCTGTGGGTACGGTCACTGATCTCCAATTCGACCTCTTTGGTGCTTGTGTAGCATTGGCATGGATAATACCTAGTGCAGTTAACAAGATACTCTGGTCCAGTTTGCAGCAGCAGGAGAATTGGACTGCCTTGGC CTTGATGTGGAAGACAACGCCGATCACTTTGTTATTTCTGGTTGCCTTGATACCTGTATTAGATCCCCATGGTGTCCTCTCATTTGATTGGAATTTTAATAGCACATTGGCTATTCTTACATCAGCTGTTCTTGGCTTCTTGCTTCAATGGTCAGGTGCTTTAGCACTTGG gGCTACATCTGCCATAACCCATGTTGTTCTTGGGCAATTCAAAACATGCGTTCTTCTTCTAGGAAACTACTCTCTGTTTGGATCAAATCAAGGAAAAACTAGTATCTGTGGAGCATTCACGGCAATTGCTG GCTGA
- the LOC121263286 gene encoding oligosaccharyltransferase complex subunit OSTC-like: MRSKPETQSLTAATEPLSSTSMDPIFHLLRILPFGFLRPPKLRLKLPNLTLPSPMTVYALVLLTYFMVVSGIVYDVIVEPPGIGSTQDRATGSVRPVVFLPGRVNGQYIVEGLSSGFMFVLGGVGVVLMDLALDRNRAKSVKVSYATAGIASVVIAYVMSMLFIRIKIPAYLR, translated from the coding sequence ATGAGGTCCAAACCCGAAACCCAAAGCCTCACCGCTGCAACGGAGCCACTATCATCCACGTCCATGGACCCGATCTTCCACCTCCTCCGGATCCTACCATTCGGCTTCCTCCGCCCACCCAAGCTCCGCCTCAAGCTCCCAAACCTAACCCTCCCCTCCCCGATGACCGTCTACGCCCTCGTTCTCCTCACCTACTTCATGGTCGTCTCCGGTATCGTATACGACGTCATCGTCGAGCCACCCGGTATAGGTTCCACCCAGGACCGCGCCACAGGATCCGTACGACCCGTCGTTTTCCTCCCCGGACGCGTCAACGGCCAGTACATTGTTGAGGGCCTCTCTTCCGGCTTCATGTTCGTGCTCGGCGGCGTCGGCGTCGTACTCATGGACCTCGCGCTTGATCGCAACCGCGCCAAGTCCGTCAAGGTCTCCTACGCCACCGCGGGGATCGCCTCCGTGGTGATTGCCTACGTGATGAGTATGCTATTTATTCGGATTAAGATCCCGGCTTATCTTAGatga
- the LOC121263285 gene encoding plant intracellular Ras-group-related LRR protein 6, whose product MMYEQHQPQQQLQQMRKRMERRKPAEEDQRLMEIVDLSGMSLESLPTPSLNLGTICKLNLSNNNLQSIPESLIARLLNLIVLDVHSNQLKSLPNSIGCLSKLKVLNVSGNLIESLPKSIENCRSLEELNANFNKLMKLPDTIGFELTNLKKLSVNSNKLVFLPSSTSHLTSLRVLDARLNCLRSLPEDLENLINLEALNVSQNFQYLDSLPYSIGLLINLVELDVSYNKITTLPDSMGCLKKLQKLSVDGNPLTSPPTEVVEQGMHAVREYLSEKMNAGHRSPQKKKSSWIGKLVKYGTFNGISTRHPHRVEERDGFIMPEYRSIDSLASPRYMGMFSPRRLFSPRTYFTR is encoded by the exons ATGATGTACGAACAGCATCAGCCTCAACAGCAGCTGCAGCAGATGAGGAAGAGGATGGAGAGAAGGAAACCCGCAGAGGAAGATCAGAGATTAATGGAAATAGTGGATTTGAGTGGCATGTCCTTGGAGTCTCTCCCTACTCCTTCCCTTAATTTAGGCACTATTTGTAAGTTGAACCTCTCCAACAACAATCTTCAG AGCATTCCGGAGTCCTTGATTGCGAGATTGCTCAACCTGATAGTGTTGGACGTGCACTCAAATCAGCTTAAATCGCTCCCAAATTCGATTGGCTGTCTTTCTAAGCTCAAGGTTCTCAACGTCTCCGGCAACCTTATCGAGTCCCTACCAAAATCCATTGAGAACTGCAG ATCCTTAGAGGAACTGAATGCCAACTTCAACAAGCTGATGAAGCTCCCAGACACCATCGGCTTTGAGCTTACTAACCTAAAGAAGCTCTCAGTCAACTCAAACAAGCTGGTTTTCCTCCCAAGCTCCACCTCCCACTTGACCTCCCTGCGTGTCTTAGACGCCCGCCTGAACTGCCTCAGGTCTCTCCCCGAAGACCTCGAGAACCTCATCAACCTCGAAGCCCTCAACGTGAGCCAGAACTTCCAGTACCTCGACAGCCTCCCATATTCCATAGGCCTCCTCATCAACCTCGTCGAGCTGGACGTCAGCTACAACAAGATAACAACCCTGCCCGACTCCATGGGATGTCTCAAGAAGCTCCAGAAGCTTAGCGTGGACGGGAACCCGCTCACTTCGCCTCCTACGGAGGTGGTGGAGCAGGGGATGCATGCGGTGAGGGAGTACCTGAGCGAGAAGATGAATGCAGGCCACAGAAGCCCGCAAAAGAAGAAATCGTCATGGATTGGAAAGTTGGTCAAGTACGGGACCTTCAATGGAATCAGCACAAGACACCCTCATCGCGTAGAGGAGCGCGACGGCTTCATCATGCCGGAGTACAGGTCCATCGACAGCCTTGCTTCGCCGAGGTATATGGGGATGTTCTCGCCGCGTCGTCTCTTCTCTCCCCGCACTTACTTCACTAGATGA